The genomic region ccccccccacccccgccgcgCCTCTCGcgcccccccacccccgccgcgcctctcgcgcccccccccccgcccccgccgcgcCGCGCGCGCGCCTCTCGCGCCCCCGCCGCGCCGCGCGCGCGCCTCTCGCGCCCCCGCCGCGCCGCGCGCGCGCCTCTCGCGCCCCCGCCGCGCCGCGCGCGCGCCTCTCGCGCCCCCGCCGCGCCGCGCGCGCGCCTCTCGCGCCCCCGCCGCGCCGCGCGCGCGCCTCTCGCGCCCCCGCCGCGCCGCGCGCGCGCCTCTCGCGCCCCCGCCGCGCCGCGCGCGCGCCTCTCGCGCCCCCGCCGCGCCGCGCGCGCGCCTCTCGCGCCCCCGCCGCGCCGCGCGCGCGCCTCTCGCGCCCCCGCCGCGCCGCGCGCGCGCCTCTCGCGCCCCCGCCGCGCCGCGCGCGCGCCTCTCGCGCCCCCGCCGCGCCGCGCGCGCGCCTCtcgcgccccccccccacccccgccgcgccgcgcgcgcgcctctcgcgccccccccccccccacccccgccgcgccgcgcgcgcgcctctcgcgccccccccccccccacccccgccgcgccgcgcgcgcgcctctcgcgcccccccccccccacccccgccgcgccgcgcgcgcgcctctcgcgccccccccccccccacccccgccgcgccgcgcgcaatatataaaacaattgaagacgttgaaatgttaacatctgctgcagacaagaagaagaatactataaaatctgttgctgcacactctctactggatggaccagcagtcttctgtgggtgcagactgaatttcagcattgacatcaatgattccttcacacatggcaacggatggttaaccgtcgctattgtacgaggtggttctGGAGTTCCAAATGTAGGCGGCCTCGAAAgttttgtggaccgtgatgtcatcgcatacagaacctatcatgttactgaaaatgctaataaagatttcggcaaatctacctatatgtcaactaatgaaactgtatttatttgggtcaaaggcaaaggtacctgtgaatatgtaaagtttgttggtgattgtacattgtattttcataaataaagtgatttgtagcgtagctgagaaccggacaagtgtacatctagaatctgtcggcatagagcgagaacagcatgttacgtcagctctctgagcgcttgacctttgaccccggccgataaggccTGCCAACGCcatcttggcagcgcgccagcggcagACTTAGCGCTCAGCCGACGGGCGCACTCTAGTGTGACTAGTGCGCCCGTCCGGGATAACGCGCCGCTGGCACAGTGAAATTTTCTAAGTTCTTATCAAGGTCACGCGCCAGCGCGCTACTATAAAAGTGAGCGATCTCCGCCCagcggctcattcgcgctgctgctgctgcacaggcaactgcattgaacgctgccaagatgccttattacagaagatatcgtcgtcgtgcaagacatacaatatataaaacaatataTAAAACGCCTCTACTCCCTCGCGCGCCTCTACTCCCCCGCGTGCCTCtaccccccccctcacctccctcTTTTTCAACCACTTCTGGAACCCCTCTCTTTTGCCCCTCTCTCCCCCTCGTCCTCCCTATATTTCTCTTCTCACCCTACATtctcatctctctttctctttgtacTCCCCCCTTCTCTGCTTACCCTCGCCCCCCTCTCCCTGTCCTCCTTACAACCCTGCTGCTACCCTACCCTGATTACTCTATGGGAAGAGGGCAGGCCAGATGCCTGGGAGTGAAGTAATTTATCCAATACTTAGTACATACTTTAACTGATGGGATACTTTTACTGCAGTAAAGCAGTTATTTTTGTGGAATATATTGAAGATAAGTTTGGAGAAGCCAAGTCTTTTTTCGGAAAATGTACAATGTATTTCTGTTGATTAAACACTGCTTTGAATGTGGTCCAAGCTCTTATCTTCCACACGGACCCTAACCTCCAGGCAAGAGGCTACAGGCTAATCTCTAGCGGCAAGGTGTACATTTTGTTGAATGCATTCAAAAACTTCCCAAGGATAGTCAAACAGATAAATGTGCCTTTATCTTAGCCTTTGAAGGGAATATCCTTTCAGAAAAAGTTCGTCGTGGTGTACATGTGTGATGTGAATCCTTAGATCCCGCCACCCGTGAAGTCCTTGTGATGCTTACGGTTTGGTCGTAAGTCATCCTGCACGGTGGACCCAAAATGTGGCAACTGCAGATGATCGCCATGAAGGTAGTCCTTGTGAACAATCATCTTTGTATGTCAGTTGCACAGAACACCATCCTCTATATTTATTGGTttgcccagtcttcaagaaagaaaAGAATCTATTGACCGTGTATTGTATACTTAGGCACTAAAAAAAGATGAACACCTACATCATCTTGATATGATGGCCAATTGTGCATAAGTAGcagccataaccccccccccccccccactacctcaGTATGCTCCAAACTAGTTTTTCCACAACCCTCATCTCTTCTCTTGTGGTCTCCACAGCACCATCTTTGGGAACGTCTTCCCGCATCTGCCTGGAGAAGCGGCTTCCTCCTTCAGCATCTACTGGTGACAGGACTCTCCTTCAGACTCCTTGCCCTGGAAATCCAAAGATCAGAGGCCCAATGGCTGAAGGAACCAAGGCGTTTGGGTCCCAGAGCAGCCTGCTGTTTACTCATCCCCACACTAATTATGGTAGGCCTTTGCAAAAACCTCAGTCACCAAaggctaagaagaagaagaaaaagaacaacaaGAATAGGGACAAGGCTACTCCACTGATGCAGGAGGTGCCATATACCCTACAcactccaattctaaattggtgctCATTGATGTTATTCCATTGTTACCAGTGACAGGCAGTGAACGTGGGACACGACTGATCCTCCTGGCTCCTTCAGCCTAACCTGGAAACCCGTAACATGACCATTCAGTAGAAATGTAAGGGATGCTGCTGTCATCTACCAGAACTACACAACCTTTATTTGCTCTGGAACCATGCTGGCCCTGGAGGACATCTGATGGGAGTTCGTACATTGATTTTCACAGATGTAGTTGATGAGTGGCTTCCCCTTTGTGCCACACTGGAAGCAATAGCAGTGTAGGTGCAGATGACCTCAGTGGTCGCCACTTGCAGTGTTTATCTCCAGCCAGGCCACTTACTTCCCTTGAGTTGACTACCTTAATCCAACAAAGTCCACCTTTCTCCTATACTGGAACCTCAATGTGCACCACTCCCTGTAGAGGAGCCTTCTTATGACCAGCTTCTTACCAATCATGATCTGTCTCCCCTTAATGATGGTACTCCTACCTGTTTCAGTACTGACCTTGCATCTTTTCAGTTGTTGACCTAATAATCTCTTCCTCTAGTCTTGTTGTTTGACTGCATTGATCACTGCATGACAGTCTTCTTGACAATGATcactttcttgccactgccagatGGGCTGGCTACCATGTTGGGTGCATTGAAGAGCTAACTGGCAGTTGTATGCCTCTGCTCTTATGTTTACCTCTTCCCCAATGAGTTCAGTTGAAACAGCTGTTCTCCTTTCTACAGGTCTCATCCATTGCCAGCCGGTGCCACGGAGGACCAGACAAATTGCAATAGCTATTCAGAGCCACTGAAGAACCTTGAAGTGTTTCCATCAACATCCTTCACAGACCAACCCAATCACTTTTGAGTGAATTCTTGTTAAGGCTCACTATATAATAGACACAGGAAGACGGAATGCCGGGAGTGCTACGTCTTTCTATCATGGTTTCTGCCAGTTCGAGGGAAAAAATCTACtattataacaaaatatttaattctgtggtAATCAAAATACCTTTGGGTAAAAAAGATAATAAATCAGCTTAATGCAATTGTTAACATCTGATTTGGATAAGAACTGGGTGAAGTACATTTAAAAACAGTGATAACAAACGTAAAATTGTGCTATATCCTCCACATATTAGTTATGGGTaatagttgcacaaagtttcacaggctgcaaaatattaacattccAGTAGAATGGAAGGTGCAGTTACCAAGCTAAAGAGATGATGTTCCATAAATCATATGAAAATCTTTAATCACATTAACTTGTGTTAAAATGCAAAGTACAAAGCCTTTTCTTATACTGGCAAAACACTGGAATTAAAGGATGAACTCAGGGGACTGTTATATGGCATAAACTAAGCTTGTAAAGCAAAGTTATAGGCATGGAGAACACACAGGTAAAACTgtacaaaagttaattaaaaagtgTGTCCACAGTGACAAAACACCTAACAATATTCTTGTGCTATTCATAAAACTTCAtataaaggaagggaaagaatgcagTGAGTTTATAATCAGATCATAAAACGTGAAAAGATTCACAGATAGAATGTGGTTCTGCGCGACAGAAGTGCGTGCACTGTTTGACTGACAGGAGACGAGCACGTGGCTGGTCAGGCACAGAAGTGTGACGTCGACAGACCTCAATGGCCGTTCTCTCTAGCGGGGTGACGGAGGGGGTATCTTCTGTGGCGTAACGCACGTCTTGCGGGAGGGGAAAGAGCGGAGAGGTAAATGCGAGGGATGAGGAATGGCGAGAGGGGAGAAGGGTAAGTGGCAGTGGGACTTTCGGCACAGCTGGAGGTGTGTACCGGCGGTATAATGCAAAGTACGCATAAAAACAGAGAAAGACAGTGCTGGCTAACAGGCGGTCAGACACTGGTAATGATCCACACAGAGCGACACCATATTTGTACATGTAGAGATCCTAACTGTTATAGGACAAAACCAAATGCATGGTGGCACAGTAAAAAACATTTGAGGAGGCTCAGTTAAGATCGTTAGTACAATACTTGCACTAACCCTTAAACAGATATTGGACGACAGAGTGCATTTCAGTGTTGATTTTCAacaaacacaaaattcagaaaacgCTGAAGTAACAGGGTGAGCTAAAAAAAACTGGTGCCTCATTTTCTAAACACACGGTGGGGCACCTTATCCAAATGGTAGCAGTGTCAATATCCGTGCTCGCTCGTAACATCCTCAATTCGTCAATAAATTACTTTGTAAGAAGTAGGGTGAATAATAACGAAACTTGTGTTTCCCTGGGTGAAGTCCCTATCTCGCTTACTGCCCTACAGCGAGAGGGTAGCACACTTCTTCTCAACTTCAGGGATGCATTCAGCTCTTCTCTATTGAGTAGATAACTCAGATGCTTCATTTAGCAAGGATTTCCATGAAAATGCGTATTGTAGTGAGCACGCAAAGGGTTTACGGAAGGTAGTGTGGTGGTACTGTACTTCATACGAGGCTCAGAAGTGCAAAGCGCTACCAACCTAAATGACTGTTCACGGGCAGACACCTCATAACGGCCGGCTTTGTTATGGCGATGCATTTCTGTTTCGCGTTCCGTCAGCTGGTGGTCACTTGCCTCTGAACTCCACTCGGAATTATAGTCTGATTAGCGGGCAGGAGAGTGAAAAAACTCGCTATCATTTTTAATCTTAGGCAGCTTGAAAGAAAATAGAGAAATAAATGCTACTAAAACTTCAGTAGACTTAGCTCATCTCATCTGCAAAAGAGTGGGAACAGTGGAGTATTAGTTGCACAAGTTAGATGAAAATTCGAAGTATCACAATCTATTGAACAAGAAAAGACAAATAGAATGGACAATGCAAGGAGGGGCTCCACTTTCTATGTTTGACAACAAAACGAAACGTTCGACAACGTAGGCTTGTAAAAAGTAGTGCTTTAGTAGGGTAAACTTGATGCATTCTTTCGAAAGGCAAAACAAAATCATTGTCAATAAAGGAGATCTaaaagccgtgcgggattagccgagcggtctgaggcaatACAGtcgtgcactgtgcggctggtcccagcggaggtttgagtcctccgtcgggcataggcgtgggtgtgtttgtccttaggataagttaggtgaagtagtgtgtaagcttagggactgatgacttcagcagttaagtcccataagatatttgaaacggcaataaaaactaaatgagcagcgatagaaatacaccgtttgttgcaatatgcttgggacaacagtacattttcaggcggacaaactttcgaaattacagtagttacaattttcaacaacagatggcgctgcaagtgatgtgaaagatatagaagacaacgcagtctgtgggtgcgccattctgtacgtcgcctttctgctgtaagcgtgtgctgttcacaacgtgcaagtgtgctgtagacaacatggtttattccttagaacagaggatttttctagtgttggaattccaccgcctagaacacagtgttgttgcaacaagacgaaattttcaacggaggtttaatgtaaccaaaggaccgaaaagtgatacaataaaggatctgtttgaaaaatttcaacggactggaaacgtgctggaaaggtagggcgaccgcgtacggcaaccacagagggcaacgcgcagatagtgcagcaggtgatccaacagtggcctcgggtttccgttcgccgtgttgcagctgcggtgtaaatgacgccaacgtccacgtatcgtctcatgcgccagagtttacacctctatccatacaaaattcaaacgtgtcaacccctcagcgccgctaccattgctgcacgagagacattcactaacgatatagtgcacaggattgatgacggcgatatgcatgtgggcagcatttggtttactgacgaagcttatttttacctggacggcttcgtcaataaacagaactggcgcatatggggaaccgaacagccccatgttgcagtcccatcgtccctgcatcctcaaaaagtactggtctgggctgccatttcttccaaaggaatcattggcccatttttcagatctgaaacgattactgcatcacgctatctggacattcttcgtgaatttgtggcggtacaaactgccttagacaacactgcgaacacctcgtggtttatgcaagatggtgcccggccacatcgcacggccgacgtctttaatttcctgaatgtctCTCGTGAATTGGGCTacccaaaacatacaggaggcggtgtgaattggcctccctattcgccagacatgaacccctgtgacttctttctgtggggacacttgaaagaccaggtgtaccgccagaatccagaaacaattgaacagctgaagcagtacatctcatctgcatgtgaagccattccgccagacacgttgtcaaaggtttcgggtaatttcattcagagactgcgccatattattgctacgcatggtggatatgtggaaaatatcgtactatagagtttcccagaccgcagcgccatctgttgttgaaaattgtaactactgtaatttcgaaagtttgtctgcctgaaaatgtactgttgtcccaggcatattgcaacaaacggtgtatttctatcgctgctcgtttagtttttattgccgtttcaaatataccggtcatttttgaaacaccctgtataaatatgtctgcttgtgtctgtatatgtgtggatggatatatatatctgtgtgtgtgtgtgtgtgtgtgtgtgtgtgtgtgtgtgtgtgtgtgtgcgcgcgcgcgcgcgcgcgcgcgcgcgagtgtataccaagttcaccacaggatcaacttaaccaacactttttcgccttttttcataccagatctccagttgctttctagttcacctttatctctccccatatatttctatctttcattttcatttcaacctcatgttaaactttccaccatctaataccatgtcaccctcacaacagccccacaacgaccccattaagttttatttacattccatccgcaaacatgccttcaccctagccagattacgctcgcatattctattttctcaggcttgtctgacatagttcccatctctggctgcaacttggtctttaaatatgtctgcttgtgtctgtatatgtgtggatggatatgtgtgtgtgtgtgtgtgtgtgtgtgtgtgtgtgtgtgtgtgtgtgtgtgtgtgtgtgtgtgtgggagtgtatacccgtccctttttccccctaaggtaagtctttccactcccgggactggaatgactccttaccctctcccttaaaacccacatcctttcgtccttccctctccttccctctttcctgatgaggcaacagtttgttgcgaaagcttgaattttgtgtgtatgtttgtgtccatttgtgtgtctgtcgacctgccaacactttcatttggtaagtcacatcatctttgtttttaggtatatttttcctacgtggaatttttccttctattatatatatatatatatatatatatatatatatatatatatatatatatatatatatatatgaatataatagagggaaacattccacgtgggaaaaatatatctaaaaagaaagatgatgaaacttaccaaacaaaagcgctggcaggtcgatagacacacaaacaaacacaaacatacacacaaaattctagctttcgcaaccaatggttgcctcgtcaggaaagagggaaggagaaggcaagacaaaaggatatgggttttaagggagagggtaaggagtcattccaatcccgggagcggaaagacttaccttagggggaaaaaaggacaggtatacactcacacacacacacacacacacacacatatccatccacacatacacagacacaagcagacatttgtaaaggcaaagagtttgggcagagatgtcagtcggggcggatgtacagaggcaaagatgaagttgaaggtgaggtatgagcggcggcaaattgaaattagaaattagcggagattgaggcctggcggatagcgagaagaaaggatatgctgaagggcaagttcccatctctggagttctcacaggttggtgttagtgggaagtatccagataacctggacggtgtaacactgtgccaagatgtgctggccatgcaccaaggcatgtttagccacagggtgatcctcattaccaacaaacactgtctgcctgtgtccattcatgcgaatggacagtttgttgctggtcattcccacatagaacgcttcacagtgtaggcaggtcagttggtaaatcacgtgggtgctttcacacgtggctctgcctttgatcgtgtacaccttccgggttacaggactggaataggtggtggtgggagggtgcatgggacaggttttacaccgggggcggttacaggggtaggagccagagggtagggaaggtggtttggggatttcatagggatgaactaagaggttgcgaaggttaggtggacggcggaaagacactcttggtggagtggggaggatttcatgaaggatggatctcatttcagggcaggatttgaggaagtcgtatccctgctggagagccacattcagaatctgatccagtcccggaaagtatcctgtcacaagtggggcacttttggggttcttctgtggaaggttccgggtttgaggagatgaggatgtggctctggttatttgcttctgtaccaggtcgggagggtagttacgggatgcaaaagctgttttcaggttgttggtgtaatggttcaaggattccggactggagcagattcgtttgccatgaagacctaggctgtagggaagggaccgtttgatgtggaatgggtggcagctgtcataatggaggtactgttgcttgttggtgggtttaatgtggacggacgtgtgaagctggccattggacaggtggaggtcaacgtcaaggaaagtggcatgggatttggagtaggaccaggtgaatctgatggaaccaaaggagttaaggttggagaggaaattctggagttcttcttcactgtgagtccagatcatgaaaatgtcatcaataaatctgtaccaaactttgggttggcaggcctgggtaaccaagaaggcttcctctaagcgacccatgaataggttggcgtacgagggggccatcctggtacccatggctgttccctttaattgttggtatgtctggccttcaaaagtgaagaagttgtgggtcaggatgaagctggctaaggtaatgaggaaagaggttttaggtagggcggcaggtgatcggcgtgaaaggaagtgctccatcgcagcgaggccctggacatgcggaatatttgtgtataaggaagtggcatcaatggttacaaggatggtctccgggggtaacagactgggtagggattccaggcgtttgagaaagtggttggtgtctttgatgaaggatgggagactgcatgtaatgggttgaaggtgttgatctacgtaggcagaggtacgttctgtgggggcttggtaaccagctacaatgggacggccgggatgattgggtttgtgaattttgggaagaaggtagaaggtagaggtgcggggtgttggtggggttaggaggttgatggagtcgggtgaaaggttttgtagggggcctaaggttctgaggattccttgaagctccgcctggacatcaggaatgggattgccttggcaaactttgtaagtagtgttgtctgaaagctgacgcagtccctcagccacatactcccgacgatcaagtaccacagttgtggaacccttgtccgccggaagaatgacgatggatcggtcagccttcagatcacggatagcctgggcttca from Schistocerca cancellata isolate TAMUIC-IGC-003103 chromosome 7, iqSchCanc2.1, whole genome shotgun sequence harbors:
- the LOC126092708 gene encoding circumsporozoite protein-like is translated as MIGARAARRGRERRARGAAGAREARARRGGGARGARAARRGRERRARGAAGAREARARRGGGARGARAARRGRERRARGAAGAREARARRGGGARGARAARRGRERRARGAAGAREARARRGGGGGGGARGAAGVGGRERRGGGGGGRERRARGAAGDYESMTSQPAAFNY